In Spinacia oleracea cultivar Varoflay chromosome 5, BTI_SOV_V1, whole genome shotgun sequence, a single window of DNA contains:
- the LOC130461315 gene encoding uncharacterized protein: MTDTIPAINKKCSLVNIYNSCSQEERAQTWAAIAEFQNTARLPCLIIGDFNEILDACERGSNIISSTGTHDFRSFLQDLHLLEIPYANGKFTWFRGNSKSKLNRLFVTTEWVGFYPGLKLSLLKRNVSDHCPLLVTILDQNRGSKPSRFLKCWLTHPGCLKTVKESWAQDQNLPITEKLKVVKQSLKSWNINQFGEIVMNIDLLENKLLCFDKIASERDLNEQELTENKTTQLELWSWMKRKEMYWAQQPGSKWLKEGDRNTRYFHTIASIRKRKNCSHTKN; the protein is encoded by the coding sequence ATGACTGACACCATCCCCGCCATTAATAAAAAATGCTCCCTCGTCAATATTTATAACTCATGTAGCCAAGAAGAAAGAGCTCAAACATGGGCTGCCATTGCCGAATTCCAAAACACCGCTCGTTTGCCTTGCCTCATAATAGGAGATTTCAACGAAATCCTTGATGCTTGTGAAAGAGGTAGCAACATTATTTCAAGTACAGGCACACATGATTTTAGATCTTTTTTGCAGGACCTTCACCTTCTTGAAATCCCCTATGCAAATGGGAAGTTTACGTGGTTTAGAGGTAACTCTAAAAGCAAACTAAACCGCCTCTTTGTCACCACTGAATGGGTGGGCTTCTACCCAGGGCTCAAACTTTCGCTCCTCAAGCGCAATGTCTCGGACCACTGCCCTCTACTTGTGACTATTCTTGACCAGAATCGGGGATCGAAACCGTCCCGTTTCCTTAAATGTTGGCTGACACATCCAGGGTGTTTGAAGACTGTAAAAGAATCATGGGCCCAGGACCAAAACTTGCCAATCACCGAGAAACTAAAAGTAGTCAAGCAATCTCTGAAATCATGGAACATTAACCAATTCGGGGAAATTGTTATGAACATTGACTTGCTGGAGAACAAACTGCTTTGCTTTGATAAAATTGCAAGCGAGAGAGACCTAAATGAGCAAGAACTAACCGAAAATAAGACTACACAATTGGAACTCTGGAGTTGGATGAAGCGCAAAGAGATGTATTGGGCCCAACAACCCGGGTCCAAGTGGCTCAAAGAGGGGGACAGAAACACCAGATACTTCCACACAATAGCCTCCATCAGGAAGAGAAAGAACTGCTCTCATACCAAAAACTGA
- the LOC130461316 gene encoding uncharacterized protein: MEFPGLGNGANTLPNQMERMDTIMCNVSYGLDTSKRIIHTALQAPKILHQGDLLSPFLFNLVVEALNLIILKATNIGLWEGVEVCKNGPKLTHLQYAYNTIMFCPPSQTHLAIIKRALILFQLAFGLQFNFHESSIIGLDIDEPWMQTTTQTLWCKTGSLSFTYLGLPVGGNGFRLAHWEPIFDRMRNKLSTWKGSLLSIGGRLTLIKTSLSNLPLYYMSIFHVLVGVIKEITKLQCQFLERVSRQKKYMAPVSWSRVQSPHAYGGINTGNPLHKNLGLLFKWLWRYLTEPDSLWRNIIQIKYTYNSCTTARDFKIPIHGGPWKAICSTLLRHPRAQEAIS; this comes from the coding sequence ATGGAGTTTCCTGGACTGGGTAATGGAGCAAATACACTTCCCAATCAAATGGAGAGGATGGATACGATCATGTGTAATGTCAGCTACGGCCTCGATACTTCTAAACGGATCATCCACACCGCCCTTCAAGCTCCAAAAATCCTCCATCAAGGAGACCTGCTTTCCCCCTTCTTATTTAACCTAGTCGTTGAAGCCCTTAATCTCATAATACTCAAGGCAACGAATATAGGTTTATGGGAAGGCGTTGAGGTGTGTAAAAATGGCCCAAAACTCACTCATTTACAATACGCATACAATACGATCATGTTTTGTCCTCCGAGCCAAACCCACCTAGCAATAATCAAGAGGGCACTCATCCTGTTTCAATTAGCTTTTGGGCTACAATTTAATTTTCATGAAAGCTCCATCATAGGGCTGGACATTGACGAGCCATGGATGCAAACCACGACACAAACACTTTGGTGTAAAACTGGCTCCCTATCGTTTACATATTTGGGCCTCCCCGTAGGCGGAAACGGCTTCCGTCTTGCCCACTGGGAACCAATTTTTGATCGAATGAGGAACAAGTTATCAACATGGAAGGGGAGCCTTCTCTCCATTGGCGGCAGGCTGACTTTGATTAAAACCTCATTATCAAATCTCCCCTTGTACTACATGTCCATCTTTCATGTGCTTGTTGGAGTGATCAAAGAAATAACAAAGCTGCAATGTCAATTCTTGGAGCGGGTCTCTcgacaaaaaaaatacatggcACCAGTTTCATGGAGCCGAGTTCAATCACCACACGCTTATGGCGGTATAAACACAGGGAATCCCTTACACAAGAACCTTGGCCTTCTTTTCAAATGGTTGTGGAGATATCTCACTGAGCCGGATTCACTATGGAGGAACATAATCCAAATCAAGTACACGTATAACTCATGTACTACAGCACGGGACTTCAAAATCCCAATCCACGGAGGGCCATGGAAAGCAATATGCTCCACTCTTCTACGTCACCCACGAGCCCAGGAAGCAATATCTTGA